A segment of the Thermanaerothrix sp. genome:
GCACAGTGCTCCCATGAAGGACCCAACTTAACGTCCGTTATATCCCCCTTGGCGGTGGACGACTATGAGCCCCTTAAGGTGGACCCAGACCAGCAGAGGGTCATGAGGGCCATTGACCCCGATGTGGTGCTGTCCCTTACGGTTAAGGCTGCTCTTAGAGAGTAGGGTTTAAAAGCGCCCTGAGGCTGAAACTGGGCGTTCCAGCCCCAGGGCGCATCACTATGGGGTTGGGGTTGCGTCACCTCCCCCCGCAAAGGCCGCAAAGGACCTCCGCGAGGGCGTCCAGCGTCCGGCGCACCAGGTGCTCCCGGGCCTGGTTGCCCATGTGGCCTATCCTGAAGACCTTCCCCGCCAAGGGGCCGTAGCTGCCTCCTAAGACCACTCCCATGGCCCTAAGGCGCTGGTCCATCTCCCGCCAGGTTATGCCGTCGGGCACCACTGCGGCGGTGACCGTGGGGGAGCAGTACTCCCGGCGCTCCGGGAATATCTCCAACCCCATCTCCAAAAGCCCCTCCACGCAGAGGGCGGAGCACCTGCGGTGCCTTGATATGACCTCCTCAAGCCCCTCCGCCTCGATGAGCTCCAGGGAGGCCCCAAGGGCCTTAAGTGCCCGCCAGTTGTGGGTGTAGGGGAAGCTCCCCGCCTCCGGGGCGGAGAGGAACGGAAGCAACGCGTCATACCCCTGGTAGTTCCTCTGTCGGATCGCCTTGGCGGCCCTTGGGCTCACGGTGGTTACGCAGAGGTCCGGCGGCAGGGACAGGCACTTCTGGCTTCCCAAAAGGCCTATGTCGATGCCGCTTCCGTCCACGTCAAGCCAGGCTCCGAAGGCGCTGGAGACGAAGTCCGCGCAGAACAGCGCGTCCACCTCCCGGGCTATCTCCCCAAGGGGTTCAAGGGGGGATATGGTGCCGCTGGGGGTTTCGCAGTGCACCGCGGTTATCATCTTGGGCCGAAATCTCAGCGCCCTGTCCCGCACCCTGTCCGGGTCCGGGACGGAGTTGAAGGGGAACTCCAGCAGCTCCACCTCAAGCCCCAGGGCCCTTCCCATCTGGGCGAAGCCGCTGCCGAAGACCCCCGAGGACACCGCAAGCAACCGGTCCCCTGGAGCCATGACGCTGTTCAACGCCCCCCACAGGGCCAGCATGCCCTCCCCGCTCTGGAGGGCCACGGTGCCGCCTACGTTAAGCAGCCTGCCTATGCGGCAGGCGCAGTGCCTGTAAAGGGAAGCGAAATCCTCCTCCAGGTCGGGGCTCCCTACGTCCTCCCCGTAGCATCGCAAAACCTCTTCGGGACAACGCACCGGGCCAGGGACCATGCCCACCGGATACCTCTCCATGGGAACACCTCCAATCGCGGATCTTTCCAAACGCCATTTTAATGGCTCCACGCCCCCATTACAGCCACAACCGCTTAGGCCAAGGGCCCTTATCTGTGTCCGTGGCCGGTTCATCCGGTCCAAACCACGGCGGGAGATTAGATGCCGTAAAGGTAAAGCCCCAAACTCCTAGCTGGGTTACTCGGGCTTCTTGAAGTGCACACGGAACCATTTGGAGGTTTCCTTGGGCAGCACCCGGTAGCCCTTGCGCTCCTTGGTCATCCATATGAAGTAGTCCTGGGAGAAGGACTCCTGCAGCGCCCTTATCCCCTTGTCCCGGTTCTCCTTTATCAGGGCGTAGGAGTCCTTGAGGGTCCTGTCCTCGTCGTTGTCCCACCTGAAAGCCGCCAGGGCGTAGCAGAAGCTCTTGGGCTCCCCCCCGAATGGGGCGAACTGGGGGATCAAGAGCGAGTTGTCGGTCCAGTCGTAGACCCCCAGCCCCCTGCCTGGGGTTAAGAGGACCTTGGGGATCCCGTACATTCGAACCCTTGGAACCCTTAATAGGTCCGGATCCAGGGGGGTGAGGTCCATCATTATCTCCCCCGCCCGCTGGAAGCCTATGGGGCGTCCGGTTTCGGTGTTCAATGGCGATGTGTCCATGCGCCCTATCCGGGCCGCCAACGTCATGAACTCCTTCTTGCGGTTAACGCCGTCCCGGAGCTCCCCTTTGAGGGCCGGCACCCCCTTGCCCTTGAACTTGCGCCGGAACATCTCCACCCGGGTGGCCCAGCGGTGCTCCTCGTTCCTTAAGTGCACCTCCAGGTTGGCGAGGAACTTGGTCCTGTCGTGGAGCCCCAAGATCTTCTGAAGCTCCCCTTCCCCAAACTCCGGCAGCTCCTTCTCCGCTCTGCTGAGGCACCCCATGAGGTCCCTCTCCGCTATCTCGTACCTCTTGTTCTGCTCTATGTAGCCCTCCAGCTCGCTGCCCTGGGCCTCCCTGATGCGGCGGGTCCTCATCTGGAACTCCGTGTGGATCCTAAGGTACGACTCCAGGTTCGAGAGGATATCCTGAACCTCATCGCAGGTGACGAAGCTGCAGCGGCACAGCACCATGGACACCGCCATCCTGCGCCGGCTCTCCGTGGCGGCCAGATCCTCCCCGAACCGGCGGATCTTCTCCTCCAGGCTGCACCCCCCCTGGGGGCCCTCGTAGGGCCTGTCAAACAAAAGGGCGTAGGTCTCGGCGATGAAGTCGGTCATCCTCATGTACTGGTATATGTCCAGGCGGGAGGATGCCTCGAGTTCCTGGGCGAAATGGGGGTTCTCCTCGGTTATCCCCTCCCCAAGGTGGCCGAAGTCTATTACCAGCCTCTCCTCGGGGGAGAAGGAGAGCCTCTCGGGTGGCTCCTTGGAGGCGTCTATCTTGGCCTCCACTATACCCCAGGCGAGGTCCACGTAAAGGCTTGAGGCCCGCTGCCAAAGGGTCCTGTAGGCCTTCCGGTCCTGTGGATCCTCCGAGGCCCCAAGAGAGGACATCTCAGGCCCCATGGCCTTGAGCTCCGCCGCGGGATCCACCACCCCTTGGTTTCCCTTGTAAACCTCCAGAAGATACTTTAACGGCTCGTAGGACACCTCAAATCCCCCTCTTAAAAGATACCCTAATATTGTCGGACCTTCTGGGCCTGGGACTTTAGGCTTATAATAGCATATCTTAATCGGAATTTTTGATCCATACGGAGGTGCATATGGGTTGAGTTTCTTTCATTTTCATTTCGGCCCCTTCCGGGGGTTCAAGAGGCGGGAGTGGATCCCCGGCGATGGGGACAACCAGTGGAATCCCCTGGAGGAGGTCTTAAGATCCCGCCCCACAGGGCCCATCAACCCCATGGGATGGGTGTTAGCCGCTGGGCTGGTCGGAGCTATTGTGCTCCTGCTGGTCATGCCGTGGTTTTTCACGGAGCTTTGGTGGTTCAGGTCCATAGGCCTTGAGGGGGTCTTCGTAAGGCGCGTGCTGGCGAGGGCTGGGATGTTCCTGCTGGGCTTTTTAGCCGCTGGGGCCGTGCTTATGAGGTCCCTGGGCGGGGCCGCTTCGCCGGCCCTTCGGGCGGGGGCGCTGTTGGGGGCCCTGTTCAAGGGGCTGCAGCTTTCGTCCATGTGGCTTACGGTCCTATCGGGGGTCTTTATGGCTCCATTGGGGGTCAAGGACCCCCTGTTCGGTTTGGACGCGGGGTTTTACTTGTTCGCCATGCCGGCGTTGGAGGGGCTTTTAAGGTGGCTTTGGGGCCTTTGGGTTTTTTCGGTCCTAGCGGCGGTGGCGTCGGCGAGGCTTGAAGGGGGGCTTTCTTCCCTTTATTCGAGGCTGCTGTCCCTTAGGTGGCTGCCGTCATTTGGGCTCTTGCTTTGGGCCGCCTCGGTGGCGCTGGAGGCCCTGTCCCTTGTATGGGCGCCGGGCAGGGTGGTGTACGGCGCGTCCTTCGCGGACGCGAAGGTGAAGCTGCCCCTCATGCTGCTGCAGTGTGCGGTCCTGGCCGCCATTTCCTTCGCCCTGGCCCTGGGGCGTATCAAGCTATCGGCGAAGCTTGCCAAGACCCTGCTGGCCCTTTTGGCGGGGCTTTGGTTCATCCGGGGGTTTTTGCCCGGGGTGGTGCATCAGCTGGTGGTGCGCCCAAACGAGTTTCAGATGGAGAGGCCCTACATAGCCGCCCACGTGGACATGACCCTCAAGGCCTATGGGCTGCAGGGTGTAAGGACCGTCCCGGTGGATCCCGCCCCCAGGGTTGCCCCGGAGGACCTCTCGGAGCGCCAGATGAAGAACATAAGGCTTTGGGACTACGAGCCCCTGCTCACCGCCTACAAACAGCTACAGGAGATAAGGTCTTACTACGAGTTTCTAGGCGCCGATGTGGACCGTTACCCCTCCGATGACGGGAGGCTGCGGCAGGTGATGCTGGCGGTACGGGAGCTGGATCACCGGAAGCTCCAAAGCCAGACATGGGTCAACCGCCACCTGGAGTTCACCCATGGCTACGGTCTGGTGATGAACTACGTCAACCAGGTGGCCCCCGGCGGCATGCCGGAGCTGGTGATCAAGGACATCCCTCCCACAGGGGGGCCGGTGGAGCTCAAGACCCCCGCCATTTACTACGGGGAGATGGATTACCCCTATGCCCTGGTAAAGACCAAGGTCCGGGAGTTCGACTATCCCAGCGGAGACTCCAACGTGAGGACCACATACTCCGGCAACGGGGGGGTTAGTGTGGGCTCCTGGGTCAGGCGGCTCGCCTTCGCCCTTAGGTTCATGGATCTGGACCTACTCTTCACCAGGGCCTTGACTGATGATAGCAAGATTATGTTTAATAGGAACATAATTGCCATGGCAAGCCGCGTGGCCCCCTTTCTGGTGTACGATTCGGACCCGTACCCGGTGATCCATGGGGGAAGGGTGGTTTGGATGTTGGACGGGTACGTGGTAAGCCGGCACTTCCCATACTCAAGGCCCATGGAGGCCAGCCTTGGGGGTGGGGGTGTGAGGCTTAACTACGTGCGGAACAGCGTGAAGGTCACGGTGGACGCCTTTGACGGGCAGATCCGTTTTTACGGCGCCGACGACCCGGCGTTGCGGCCCTACCGGAGGATTTTCCCTGGCCTTTTCCGCCCCCTTTCGGAGATGCCGAAGGACCTCAAGGGGCACATGAGGTACCCGAAGGACCTTTTCGCCTTGCAGGCCGGGGCCTTCCGGCTTTATCACATGAGGGACCCCAACACCTTCTACAACCGGGAGGACCTTTGGCAGATATCTCCCCCTGAGTCCCGGCGGCCCATAAGGCCCAACTACGTGACCATGGACATGGGGGATCCGGCGGGAGAGGAGTTCGTCCTCATGGTGCCCTTCATGCCCGTGGGGAGGAACAACCTGGTGGGGTGGATGGCCGCCCGGTGCGACGGCAGCCATTACGGTGAGCTGGTGGTGTACAAGTACCCCAAGCGGAACCTGGTTTTCGGCCCCACACAGGTGGAGGCTTTGATCGACCAGAACCCGGAGATATCCGCCCAACTGTCCCTGTGGAGCCAGAGGGGCTCCGACGTGATAAGGGGTGATCTGTTGGTGCTGCCCATGGGAAGGTCGATCCTCTACGTTCAGCCCCTGTACCTCAAGGCGGAGCGGGGGGAGCTGCCGGAGCTTAAGCGGGTGGTGCTCTCCTCCGGGGGCCGGGTGGTTTGGGGTGAGACCCTGGAGGAGGCCTTGGGGCGCCTTTTGGGGGGCGGATCCGCGGCGTTGGTTGAGAAGCCCGAAAGGGCGCCTGAGTCCCTAGGGGGTGCGGTGAAGGAGGTCATTGCCAACGCCCAGGAGGCCTTGAAGAGGGTCCAGGGGGCCTTTAAGAGGGCCCGGTTGGCCTTGGAGGACTCCAGGGAGGCCCTTAAAAGGTACGATTTCGCCGATTACGGAAGGGCCATGAGGGATTTGGAGGAGGCGTTTGAGGAGATGTCCAGGTATTTGTCCGGTGGTGATGGTCCCTGAGGTGCGCCGGCTCTCAGATCATGGGAGCTCGAAGATTCCAGGAGGATGCCTTCGGATTTGGTGAGGGGCCCAACCTTTACGGGGCCGTGGCGGACGGCATGGGGGGCATGCTCATGGGGGCGGAGGCTTCCAGGATAGCGGTGGAGGCCGCCATGGGGGCCCTTCGGAGCGGCGAAAGCCCTCTTCAGGCGGTGATGCGGGCCCAGAAGGAAGTTCAGATTTGGGCAAAGGGGCTTGGGATCCTGGGCCTTACGGGCACCACCCTTTCGGTGGCCGCCGTGGACTCCTCCCTGGGGCTTCTGGACTGGGCCTCTGTGGGGGACAGCCGGGTATACCTCTACCGAAAGGGCAGGCTGGAGCTGCTCTCAAGGGACCACACGGTGGCGGAGGCGGTCCGGGTCTTAGGGGGGGATCCAGGGGCTTTGGGGCCCCAGGGGGATTTCATAACCAGCTTCATAGGCATAGAGGATCTGTCGGAGGTCTCCCGGCCCGATAAACCGGTTAAACTTGACGAAGGCGACGCGGTGCTGTTGGTGTCCGACGGGGTCTACCGGGCGTTGTCGCCCGCGGAGATGGCGGAGCTTATGACCGGAGATGACCCGGCCTCCGCCATCCTGTGGGCGGTGTCGTCCAAGCAGGTCAAGGGGCAGGACAACGCAACTGTGGTGGTGCTGGCCCTGTGAGACCCAATCGGAGACCGAAGGACGTTGAGAGTGGGGGTGCTTCGCAGGTGGCCCATAGAATGGACATAAGGCTTCCTTCCGGCTCGGTGCTCATGGACCGTTACCGGGTGGGCACCCTTTTGGGCCGTGGGGGCTTCGGCATGACCTACATAGCCTGGGACCGGGTGTTGGAGCTCAAGCTGGCGGTGAAGGAGTACTTCCCCATGGGGCTCGCCTTCCGGGCCCCGGACGGTTCGGTGTACTGTCCCCCCGGCGAGGAGGAGACCTTCGAGGAGGGGCTTGAGCGGTTCCTGGAGGAGG
Coding sequences within it:
- a CDS encoding UPF0182 family protein yields the protein MSFFHFHFGPFRGFKRREWIPGDGDNQWNPLEEVLRSRPTGPINPMGWVLAAGLVGAIVLLLVMPWFFTELWWFRSIGLEGVFVRRVLARAGMFLLGFLAAGAVLMRSLGGAASPALRAGALLGALFKGLQLSSMWLTVLSGVFMAPLGVKDPLFGLDAGFYLFAMPALEGLLRWLWGLWVFSVLAAVASARLEGGLSSLYSRLLSLRWLPSFGLLLWAASVALEALSLVWAPGRVVYGASFADAKVKLPLMLLQCAVLAAISFALALGRIKLSAKLAKTLLALLAGLWFIRGFLPGVVHQLVVRPNEFQMERPYIAAHVDMTLKAYGLQGVRTVPVDPAPRVAPEDLSERQMKNIRLWDYEPLLTAYKQLQEIRSYYEFLGADVDRYPSDDGRLRQVMLAVRELDHRKLQSQTWVNRHLEFTHGYGLVMNYVNQVAPGGMPELVIKDIPPTGGPVELKTPAIYYGEMDYPYALVKTKVREFDYPSGDSNVRTTYSGNGGVSVGSWVRRLAFALRFMDLDLLFTRALTDDSKIMFNRNIIAMASRVAPFLVYDSDPYPVIHGGRVVWMLDGYVVSRHFPYSRPMEASLGGGGVRLNYVRNSVKVTVDAFDGQIRFYGADDPALRPYRRIFPGLFRPLSEMPKDLKGHMRYPKDLFALQAGAFRLYHMRDPNTFYNREDLWQISPPESRRPIRPNYVTMDMGDPAGEEFVLMVPFMPVGRNNLVGWMAARCDGSHYGELVVYKYPKRNLVFGPTQVEALIDQNPEISAQLSLWSQRGSDVIRGDLLVLPMGRSILYVQPLYLKAERGELPELKRVVLSSGGRVVWGETLEEALGRLLGGGSAALVEKPERAPESLGGAVKEVIANAQEALKRVQGAFKRARLALEDSREALKRYDFADYGRAMRDLEEAFEEMSRYLSGGDGP
- a CDS encoding protein phosphatase 2C domain-containing protein codes for the protein MGARRFQEDAFGFGEGPNLYGAVADGMGGMLMGAEASRIAVEAAMGALRSGESPLQAVMRAQKEVQIWAKGLGILGLTGTTLSVAAVDSSLGLLDWASVGDSRVYLYRKGRLELLSRDHTVAEAVRVLGGDPGALGPQGDFITSFIGIEDLSEVSRPDKPVKLDEGDAVLLVSDGVYRALSPAEMAELMTGDDPASAILWAVSSKQVKGQDNATVVVLAL
- a CDS encoding aminotransferase class V-fold PLP-dependent enzyme; translated protein: MERYPVGMVPGPVRCPEEVLRCYGEDVGSPDLEEDFASLYRHCACRIGRLLNVGGTVALQSGEGMLALWGALNSVMAPGDRLLAVSSGVFGSGFAQMGRALGLEVELLEFPFNSVPDPDRVRDRALRFRPKMITAVHCETPSGTISPLEPLGEIAREVDALFCADFVSSAFGAWLDVDGSGIDIGLLGSQKCLSLPPDLCVTTVSPRAAKAIRQRNYQGYDALLPFLSAPEAGSFPYTHNWRALKALGASLELIEAEGLEEVISRHRRCSALCVEGLLEMGLEIFPERREYCSPTVTAAVVPDGITWREMDQRLRAMGVVLGGSYGPLAGKVFRIGHMGNQAREHLVRRTLDALAEVLCGLCGGR